The region CCCTTTGTTACTCAAACCATAAAGGGTGAACCAGGGTCTACAACTATTTCAGTTCATTTAATACAACTCTGAGGACCAGGTTCTTGGGGAGTGGTGATAAGTGCCCTCCGTGCTATGGCTGGGCTAGGACCCATGTTGCTGGAAACCCTGGAAAAGCACCAAAACAGCCAGTTTCCCAAAAGACCATGCTAACATGGAACCTTGGTCTCTGGAATCTGCAGGTTCTAACCTAGAAGAGCCTGATGGCACTCTCCTTTGAAGCCAGCTTCATTTGGCAGGCCAAAACACAAGTATCCAGGAACCAGGGATCTACAAAAGTTGCTCCTGTCTCAGAAGATGACTGCCCTTACTAAAGGCTTGTCTCCTTCATGCCATCTCAGCTTTGTTGGCTCAGAAAGGTTGCTCCTGAAACTGGATCTAGGATTCTTACAAAGCTAACTGAGAAAGGCTTCAGGTTGCTCATCACTAAAGGAAACAATTCAGGTCCAGTACATATCAATGTTTCTACTCAAAGATCTACCCTATATCTATTCCCTTCTTAAACTGCAAATGTTCTAAAAACCCAAGAGGAGAAACCTGATAAACTGACCTTAGCTGGAAAGACTACTAGTCAATCTATAACATAACAACATTCCTTCTAACTACAGTATTTTGCTTTTGCAAGAAAGGAGGCAGGGCAGACAAAGAGTCAAAGGACAAACTAGAAAACCCCATGTACAGCCTTCTCAACCTACACTTACCCTTCCTGAATGTTCCAGCTATGATATTCAAAAGGACTATCTTATTCTCTATATAGACTGTATTATAATGATTACGACAGCTACAAATACACTTTATCTATTAATTCCATTAACTTTGTAGTCAAGAAACTAGAAACAGAGCAGAGCATAGTGACAAATAACTGTAATCCCTGCACTTAGAAACTGAGACCAGAGTAccgtgccaggcaccagtggcccacgcctgtaatcctagctactcagggggctgagatctgaggattgcggttcaaagccagtctgggcagcaaagtctgtgaaactcttctctccaattatccatcagaaaacagtaagtgacactgtggctcaagtggcagagtgctatccttgagctgaagagctcagggacagtccccaggctcagagtttaagccccaacaccaataacaacaaaaaaagagtatctTGAGTTTCAGGCTAGCCTGGGATACTCAGCAAGACACTGcctcaaaagaaaaggaagaatgggacaccagtagttcatgcttataatcttagctagtcaagaggttgGGATCCAAGGATTGAGTTTCCAAGCCAGCacaagtaggaaagtccttgagactctttttttttttaaagggtagaattaatattttattgtcatttataATCAGCAGTTGGATATACAGTCTCCATACTTCAtacttttgtaaattaaaaaaaattacaagttttcAAACAGCTGACTGGtaatatttttcagaaaatgtGTTTACACTAATTCATTAATGGTGGTTTCGAGCTTTTCCTTATTTGCTCCAGAAAATTCTCTCACCTTCTCACCCGTTTTAAAAAACTGGAAGGTTGGCATGCATTTGACTTCACAGTCTGCAGCCACATCCTGACAGTCATCCACATCGACTTCAAGGAACATCACATTGGGATACTTTTCAGAGAGGGCGTGAAAGAAGGGTTTGATCATTTTGCAAGGTCCACACCACGTGGCTGAAAAGTCAACTACTACAAGTTTATCTCCTGCAGCGTCCAAGGCTTCCTGAAAGGCTTCCTTGCTGTCGATCTGCTTCAccatcttggctgttgtgaatgagTTGAACGACCGTAGAGAGGAATGGAAGTGGATCCAAGGTGGCCGACGCTGCGGggatccttgagactcttattctcccattgaccaccaaaaagccagacatagccttgagcaaagaaactcggggacagtgcccaagctgggttcaattctcaggacCAGTACcaccgtccctcccccccccccccaaaaaaaaaggtagaaccAGtggcttgctactcaggaggctgagatcttaggatcacagttcaaagtgccAGGTCCAGCAAATGTGCAATGCaagtgcacgcgcgcgcgtgtgcacgcacacacacacaaaagaggttGGGAAAGATAAGAGAAATTAAAAAGGGTAACAgtgaacaagatgcattgtactcataaactgaaataTTGGACTGAaagctctttgtacaactattttaagataatatttttaatttaaaagaagtaattatactgggctgggcatatggcctagtggcaagagtgtctgcctcatatacatgaggccctgggttcgattccccagcaccacatatacagaaaatggccagaagtggcgctgtggctcaagtggcagagtgctagccttgagcaaaaagaagccagggacagtgcttaggccctgagtccaagccccaggactggcaaaaaaaaaaaaaaaaaaaaaaaaaaaaaagaagtaattatagggctggggatatggcctagtggcaagagtgcttgcctcctatacatgaggccctgggttcaattccccagcaccacatatacagaaaatggccagaagtggcgctgtggctcaagtggctagccttgagcaaaaaagaagccagggacagtgctcaggccctgagtccaggccccaggactggccaaaaaaaaaaaaagaagtaattatagggctgggaatgcggcttagtggtagagtgcttgcctggcatgaatgaagctctgggttcaattcctcaataccacatacacagaaaaagctggaaatggcactgtggctcaagtggaagagtgctagccttgagcaaaagaagctccgggacagtgcccaagtcctgaattcaagccccaggactggcaaaaaaaaaaaaaaaaattgtcaatacTGTAGAAATTTTTGTTATGCAGCCATGTACTAGGTTAGAAGATGGCTATCCCTCATACTGAAAACTTAGACAAATTACTTCTCTGTGactcatctgaaaaatgaggtTGATAATGAAACTTTCCTCTTAAGTTTTACTGTGGAGATGAAATAATATATACAAACTGTAGAACAATgccacacagaaaaaaattcaacaaataaaagcCATCATTATTATTCATCTAGGCTGATGATATAGATAACAAAATATGCACAAAACACCCCTCAATCTGTAAACTATCATTCTAGTAGACCCTTTCTTACTTTTACTTTCAAGCCAAAATTGTGAGTGGGCAGGACTTTGCAAAAATAAGTCTTTTCTAGGCTAAATAgcaaataaatgtacataaaaatGTACAAATTGACTCTACCTAATTGCTATCCTGttcataatataaaatatgaattaaaaagtagcataaaacataaaaaagtgcTAAGCCTCCTCAAAGAAACTGAAAACTAAAGACACTAGGTCTTTCTACAAATAACAAAAATGGTTAGAGAGATGGTCATAATATATTTAGTAGTAAGTCCTTACATTTTGTCGTGAAATTTTAGCAAACATGGTTTGGGTGGGGTTtctgttgttgtgttttgttttgccatgtgGCCAAGCGTAGTCTCAAACTCATGGTCCTCTTGCCTCATCCCTGTTCACATCCCTGTGCCAGGATCATAGGTACCACTACTCCAGGCTATAAACCGGAAATTTAAAGGAACTACTTcttcagaaacatttttaaagttaaaaaaaaagtggcacaGAACTCTAAACTGAATAAAGTTTAATCAAAACATTCCTCAGAAGAGATAAATATTCCATTTGGATTTCAATTccataatataatttttcctccaAAATTGTTCACTTCATATGACacagtaaaaagtaaaatttcattATCATAGCATAACTCTAAAAACAGGAaacatttctgtttctgtgaatTCTGATAGCTAGTATCCCctcaaaagagagagacagagaaaaatgctcattttgacACTCATGAATGTTGTCTGTTGGCAGGTGTTTTGAGATCCTTTCATGGTCACTCAGTCTAGGACAGAATGAGGCAACACAGAGCAGTAAATTATATAACACCGCCATTACCAAAGCCACAGGACTGGTGGAAGTAATTTTAAGACCAAGGAGATAAGAGCATATCACCATTCCCCAAAAGCAGATTGTATTATATTCCCTCCTAAGTCTTTAAATTACAATTGTTCTCAGGCATTAAATTCTTCTCTCAGGAGATTACTGAATGTTTACAACATGGTCTATAATTTTCctggaagaaattaaaacaacaaaatatttttctatggtGGTCATTACTTTCCAATAAACATAAGCATCTATCAAAAAGCAGTGATCCACATAGACAAAGACTACTCgctagtctttttaaaaaaaatagcaacactaaaaaaaaaaaaacctaacaatacTCAGTTGTTTAGctagaaaaaaagaactgaaaaatttaaacaatgctaaacaaacaaacaaaaacaaaaaacttccacAAAATTGTGTTTCAGAAAATAATGCTATATCAGATAGGCCAAAAACTACAAGTGGTACTGCTTCTTTCCTCCTATCTCCTCACCCAAGTAGACAGATACTTCCCACCCAAATTACCAGATATTTAAAACAGCCTAAAATGAGTAATAAGCATAACCTGCAtcctaatttttattgttattattaagttgtcgtacaaaggggttacaattacataagtcaggtaatcagtGCAATGcctcttggacaatgtcacccctttcttcactttccccagttttccccttcccattcctGCCCTCAAGTTGCacagtttattttttacatagtgtttactgaatacaatgactgcatttatgcacccttcctccctctattcCTGTGCCCTCCTGCATCCTATCTTTAAAGCAATGATTTATCTGAGAGAAAACTTGTTCTTAAATTTAATTCACATCAACTAAACCAAACAGGCCTTCTGTATTCTAAGCACTTTAAAGCCCAGAGACACTGAGATGAGTAAAGCGGGATCCTTGCCTTGGGGAATACACTGTCCATTGGAGCAGTAGGTAAACTGTTATCATGGAAATGTGTGCTAAGTATAGAAAATACCTAGAGGCATAAAAAAATTCTGTCCCAGGGGTGAAGGGGAAAGTTTCATAGGGGTAGCCTTGAAGTTGGGTCTTATACAACAGGCAGGAAAGGAAGCTGAAAGTAACAAACATTTTAACCTTAAATATCATCAGAGCTTATTCTTCTGATGTCTTTAGGAGAAACAAAACTCTGGCTTCAGGTTGTTCAATAACCACATTTAAAAACCACCAATGTATGccgggctcatgcctataatcctagctacataggagtatcatggtttgaagacagctcaattaaccacaaaagaaaggaaagagggaagaaaggaaagaaggaaggaaggaaagatggaaggaagggagggagggagggagggagggagggagggagg is a window of Perognathus longimembris pacificus isolate PPM17 chromosome 2, ASM2315922v1, whole genome shotgun sequence DNA encoding:
- the LOC125345991 gene encoding thioredoxin-like; this translates as MVKQIDSKEAFQEALDAAGDKLVVVDFSATWCGPCKMIKPFFHALSEKYPNVMFLEVDVDDCQDVAADCEVKCMPTFQFFKTGEKVREFSGANKEKLETTINELV